The DNA segment ATTGCTACGGTCCCGTCGCCTCTGGATTGCAAGTCCTGCCACGAGCAGCAGTTCAAGGAGTTCACCGAGTCCCACCACGCCAAGGCGGCGCAGTTTATCGGTTCTCTCGACAACATCCTGGGTGAAATTGCTGAAGGAACACCGGCGGCCAACCTGGGGTGCAAGCAGTGCCACGGTTCCACGGTGCAAATCCAGCGCACCGGTGATCCCAAAACCGACGGTCTTCCCTTACCCGGGTCCTGGCCCAACACCGGCATTGGCCGGGTGAACCCCGATGGTTCCCTGGGCACCTGCACGGCATGCCACACCAGGCATATGTTCTCCAAACAGCAGGCGCGCGAACCCCGCACCTGCGGTCGTTGCCACATGGGCCCCGACCACCCGCAAATCGAGATTTACGAGGAGTCCAAACACGGGATCATGTTTGCCGCCTGGCGCGACAAGATGCGTTTGGATGCCGACGAGTGGATCGTGGGCAAGACCTACACCGCCGCACCCACCTGCGCCACCTGCCATATGGGCGCCACACCCACCATGAAAGGCACCCACGACGTGGGCGCCCGCATTTCCTGGACCTTGCGGCCGCTTTTCTCCAAGCGACTGGAAAACTGGCAGGAAAAGCGTGATCGCATGAAGAAGGTTTGCCTGGAATGCCACGGCAAGAACTGGGTGGACAACTACTTCGTGATGTTTGATGACGCCGTGGAGCTCTGGAACAACAAGTTCGCCAAGCCCGCCAACGACATCATGGAAAAGCTCAAGGCCGCCGGCAAGGTTACGCCTACGCCTTTTGACGATCCCATCGAGTGGACCTTCTACGAGCTGTGGCACCACGAAGGCCGTCGCGCCCGCCACGGTGCTTCCATGATGGGGCCCGACTTCACCCAGTGGCATGGCTTCTACGAGGTGGCCAAGCACTTCTACACCAAGTTCTTACCGGAAGCGGAGCACCTCTTGCCTGGGGTCACCGCTGGCATCAACCAGCTCCCCGAGCATGCCTGGCGGCAGGGGCTTACCAAGGAGCAAATTCAGCAGATGCTGGACTTCTACCAAAAGAGGTACCAACAACGGGTGCAGTAAACGGCGGGGCCCCTCCGGGGGCCCCCTTTAACCCCCCGGCCTTGTGAAAACAAGGCCAAAGAAAGGAGGAGACGGTGATGAAACGGTGGATGGTTATTGTGATGGTCATGGTGGTCGTGGGCTTTGCCTGGGCGCAAAACCCACAAGCCCAAGCTTCCCCGGAAAAGCCCAAGCTTTCCTTGAGTTTGTCGGGGTTTTACGAGTTCAACGGGTACACCCAGAACAACTTCTTCTTCGGTGCCCGTCCATCTGGCCTGGTCACCGACCACGACGATTACGCCATTCAGCTCTTGCGCTTGCAAAGCGAGCTGGCTTACGGCCCCAACGTGAAAGCGGTGATGCGGGTGGACTACGCCCAGGGTATCTGGGGCATTGACGACCAGTACCGGGATAACTTCCGTCCGGGATTTTCCAACCTCTACAACAACAAGGACACCAACTCCACGGTGCACGTGGACTGGGCTTACGTCGAATTCAACGCGGCTAAGCTCGGGAACACCACCTTCCGCATCGGTCGCATGAAAAACGCCCTGGGTAACCTGCTGGTGTTGGATCAGGACGGCGACAGCGTGCAGGTGTCGAAAAAGCTGGGGAACTGGGCTGCCACCCTTAACTGGACCAAGATGTACGAAGGTGCCGATAGCCTCACCGACAACGCTGTGGGCGCCACCAACGGCAAAGACGCCGATCTCTTTTACGTGAACTTTGCAGGTAAAGTGGGCAACTTTGACCTCCAGCCCTACCTGGCGTACTACACCGATCGCGGTTATCGCGACAACACCACGTACCTCCCCAACGAGCTGCAGTACTTCAACGCTCGCTTCCGCCCCAACATCACCACCGCGCAAGTGGCGGGCTTGGCGTTCAACGGAAAGGTGGGGAACCTGAGCCTCAAAGGCGAGGTGGACTACCTCTGGGGCAAAGACAAGGTGCGCAACACCAACTCCGGGCCCAACCAGCTTTTGGATGTGAACAACGGCGATCTGGAGGGCTACAACCTCTACCTGGATGCCAAGCTGCCGGTGGGCAAGACCACGCTGGGGGCGGTGTTTGGCATGGGTTCCGGTGACGACGATCCCATGTCCGGCAAGGGCAACATCAACAAGATCCGCACCAACGGCTTCTTCTACGTAACGGAAATTTGGGAAGATTCCATCATGCCCGATGAGGAAGGCATTACCCCCCAGGGCCTGGGTTCTCCCGCCTCCCGTGGCTACAGGGAATTTGAAAACACCACGCTCCTGCAGCTCAACGCTACCTTCCCGCTGCGCCAAGACCTCAAGCTTTTCCTCTCTGGCACCTACATCCGCGCCACCGAAGCCCTGCACCCCTGGGCCGATGCCAACGGCAACAACGCCATTGATCCCGGCGAGTTTGGTGCGGCCTCTTCCCGCGACCTGGGCAAGGAAATTGACTTCAAGCTCGACTGGACGGTGATGGACAACCTGGTGTGGACGCTCAGGGGAGGCTACTTCTGGCCGGGTGATGCGGCGCTGTACCTGGTGAACGGCAACGCCCGCCACGACAAGGAAGCTTGGGAGCTGCGGACCCAGCTTACCTTTACCTTTGGTGGGCTGAAGGTCATGTAAAGGAGGCGGTTATGAAAGGAAGGCTGCTGATAGGCCTTTTGGTGCTGTTGCCCTTTGTCCTAGGAGCAGCACCGGCCAAGAAGAGCAAGGTGGTCCACCCGGACGTGGACACCGAGGAAGCCTGCGACGTTTGCCACCGCGAGGTGACCCCGGAACTGGTGGATGCCTGGTACAAGAGCCGCCATGGGCTGATGAACGTCAAGTGCTTCGTGTGCCACGGCACCATTGGCCCTGAGTTTATGCGGCGGGCCCCGGTATCCCGCTGCGTGGGTTGCCACAAGGACAAGGTGGAATCGCTTTCCAACCCCTTTTTCAAGGGGAAGGATTGCTTTTCCTGCCATGCGGGGCATGAGCTCAACCCCCATAAGATTGGAGGTGGGCAATGAGCATTTCTCGAAGGGAGTTTCTGGAATCAGCAGCTGCCGCTTCGGCGCTGGCCGCCCTCTCGGGTTTGCCGCGCCCGGCGCAAGCGGCGGGTGGCGAGAAGTGGGTTAAATCGGTGTGCCGGTACTGCGGCACCGGCTGCGGGCTTTACATTGGGGTCCGGGACGGCAAGGTCTTTGCGGTAAAGGGCGACAAAGAAAACCACAACCAGGGCTTTTTGTGCTTGAAGGGCTTCCTTTTGCCGCAAATCCTCACCGCGCCCACCCGCTGCCTGTACCCCATGATCCGCAAGGACGGCAAGCTCGTTCGCGCCACCTGGGACGAAGCCATGAGCCTGGTGGCCGCCAGGTTCAAGGAGGCTATCGAAAAGTACGGGCCTGATTCTGTGGCGTTTTACGGCTCCGGCCAGGGCTTGACCGAAGAAACCTACGTAGCCAACAAGCTCTTCAAGGCCGGCATCCGCACCAACAACGTGGATGGCAACCCCCGGCTGTGCATGGCTTCGGCGGTGGGGGGCTACGTCACCACCTACGGCAAAGACGAACCCATGGGCTGCTACGAGGACATTGACCACGCCGATGTGTTCCTGCTGGTAGGTTCCAACACCGCGGAGTGCCACCCTATCCTTTTCCAGCGCATCGTACGCCGTAAGGAAAAGGCCCCGGGGACTAAGGTCATCGTTTTGGACCCGCGCCGCACCCCCACCGCCCGTATTGCCGATTTGCACATTTCTTTCAAACCCGGCACCGACTTGGCCATCCTCAACGCCATGGCGTACGTGTTGGTGCAGGAAGGCCTCATTGACGAGGAGTTCATCAAAAACCACGTGACCTTTGGGGAAGGTACTGAAGCCAACAAGAGCTTCGAGGACTACAAGGCTTTCCTTGCCCAATACACCCCGGAAAAAGCCGCGGAAATTGCTGGTTGCAAAGCGGAAGACATTGTCACGGCGGCGCGCTGGTTTGGGGAAAAAGGAAAAGCATCCATGTCCATGTGGACCATGGGCTTAAACCAGCGCACCAAGGGTGTTTGGGCCAACAACCTGGTGCACAACCTCCACCTCATTACCGGCAAAATCGGCACACCTGGTTCCACCCCCTTCTCCCTCACCGGCCAACCTAACGCCTGCGGCGGCGTTCGCGACGGTGGCGCCCTCTCACACCTCTTGCCCTACGGTCGCCTCATTGCCAACGAAGCCCATCGCAAGGAAATGGAAAAGCTTTGGGGCGTCCCTGAGGGGACCCTCAAGCCCAAACCGGGCCCTTCTACCGTGGAAATGTTCCAAAAGATCGAAGCTGGCGAAATCAAGTGCGTTTACATCATGTGCACCAACCCTGGCCAATCCCTGCCCAACGTGGGCCGCTACCGCAAGGCCCTCCAGCGGGAAGACGTGTTCGTGGTGGTGGCGGAAGCCTTCCACCCCACCCGCACCACGGAGCTGGCGGATGTGGTGCTCCCCGCTGCCGCTTGGGCGGAAAAAGAAGGTGTTTACGGCTGCTCGGAGCGACGCTATCAGCTTTTGGAGCAAGCCATCCCGCCTTCCGGCGAGTCTCGCCCTGACTTCGAGATCCTCTGTGATTTGGGCCGTCGTTTGGGCTTGGGTCACCTGGTGCCGTTTAAGACTCCAACCGACGTTTGGAACGAAATCCTCACCATTTGCAAGGGCACCGTTTATGACTTTTCTGGCATGACCCGGGAACGGTTGCGGCAAGCCCACGGCATCCTTTGGCCAGCGCCCACTGCCGATCACCCGGGAACTAAGCGCCGCTACGTGAAAGGCGAGGATCCTTTCGTGCCCGCTGACTGGCCCCACCGCATCAAGTTTTACGGGCGCCCGGATAGCAGGGCAGTGGTGTGGATGCGTCCGTTTAAGGGGCCGGAAGAGGCTCCCGACGCCGACTACCCCATGTACTACACCACGGGCCGGGTTATCGAACACTGGCACACCGGCACCATGACCCGTACCTGCAAGGAGTTGGTGCACGCCAACGCTGAAGCGGTGGCGGAAATGCACCCCGCCGATGCCGC comes from the Thermoanaerobaculum aquaticum genome and includes:
- a CDS encoding cytochrome c3 family protein is translated as MKGRLLIGLLVLLPFVLGAAPAKKSKVVHPDVDTEEACDVCHREVTPELVDAWYKSRHGLMNVKCFVCHGTIGPEFMRRAPVSRCVGCHKDKVESLSNPFFKGKDCFSCHAGHELNPHKIGGGQ
- a CDS encoding alginate export family protein is translated as MKRWMVIVMVMVVVGFAWAQNPQAQASPEKPKLSLSLSGFYEFNGYTQNNFFFGARPSGLVTDHDDYAIQLLRLQSELAYGPNVKAVMRVDYAQGIWGIDDQYRDNFRPGFSNLYNNKDTNSTVHVDWAYVEFNAAKLGNTTFRIGRMKNALGNLLVLDQDGDSVQVSKKLGNWAATLNWTKMYEGADSLTDNAVGATNGKDADLFYVNFAGKVGNFDLQPYLAYYTDRGYRDNTTYLPNELQYFNARFRPNITTAQVAGLAFNGKVGNLSLKGEVDYLWGKDKVRNTNSGPNQLLDVNNGDLEGYNLYLDAKLPVGKTTLGAVFGMGSGDDDPMSGKGNINKIRTNGFFYVTEIWEDSIMPDEEGITPQGLGSPASRGYREFENTTLLQLNATFPLRQDLKLFLSGTYIRATEALHPWADANGNNAIDPGEFGAASSRDLGKEIDFKLDWTVMDNLVWTLRGGYFWPGDAALYLVNGNARHDKEAWELRTQLTFTFGGLKVM
- a CDS encoding molybdopterin oxidoreductase family protein; translated protein: MSISRREFLESAAAASALAALSGLPRPAQAAGGEKWVKSVCRYCGTGCGLYIGVRDGKVFAVKGDKENHNQGFLCLKGFLLPQILTAPTRCLYPMIRKDGKLVRATWDEAMSLVAARFKEAIEKYGPDSVAFYGSGQGLTEETYVANKLFKAGIRTNNVDGNPRLCMASAVGGYVTTYGKDEPMGCYEDIDHADVFLLVGSNTAECHPILFQRIVRRKEKAPGTKVIVLDPRRTPTARIADLHISFKPGTDLAILNAMAYVLVQEGLIDEEFIKNHVTFGEGTEANKSFEDYKAFLAQYTPEKAAEIAGCKAEDIVTAARWFGEKGKASMSMWTMGLNQRTKGVWANNLVHNLHLITGKIGTPGSTPFSLTGQPNACGGVRDGGALSHLLPYGRLIANEAHRKEMEKLWGVPEGTLKPKPGPSTVEMFQKIEAGEIKCVYIMCTNPGQSLPNVGRYRKALQREDVFVVVAEAFHPTRTTELADVVLPAAAWAEKEGVYGCSERRYQLLEQAIPPSGESRPDFEILCDLGRRLGLGHLVPFKTPTDVWNEILTICKGTVYDFSGMTRERLRQAHGILWPAPTADHPGTKRRYVKGEDPFVPADWPHRIKFYGRPDSRAVVWMRPFKGPEEAPDADYPMYYTTGRVIEHWHTGTMTRTCKELVHANAEAVAEMHPADAAKLGVKTGDKVKISSRRGSEVFKVKVTDTSRENLVFVHMHDDQHLCNLITIDALDPISKQPEFKICGVKVDKA
- a CDS encoding multiheme c-type cytochrome; its protein translation is MSLQFKKIIVAIFAVAFTAAVIIVGLIEKERAKPEKAAAAYADEATKACITCHDEKHVAVDWSRQWEQSRHAQKGIGCMACHEAKDGDKDLWLHEGYKIATVPSPLDCKSCHEQQFKEFTESHHAKAAQFIGSLDNILGEIAEGTPAANLGCKQCHGSTVQIQRTGDPKTDGLPLPGSWPNTGIGRVNPDGSLGTCTACHTRHMFSKQQAREPRTCGRCHMGPDHPQIEIYEESKHGIMFAAWRDKMRLDADEWIVGKTYTAAPTCATCHMGATPTMKGTHDVGARISWTLRPLFSKRLENWQEKRDRMKKVCLECHGKNWVDNYFVMFDDAVELWNNKFAKPANDIMEKLKAAGKVTPTPFDDPIEWTFYELWHHEGRRARHGASMMGPDFTQWHGFYEVAKHFYTKFLPEAEHLLPGVTAGINQLPEHAWRQGLTKEQIQQMLDFYQKRYQQRVQ